The following are encoded together in the Candidatus Binatia bacterium genome:
- the lepB gene encoding signal peptidase I, which yields MARANPKRQAPKKGETLQDWIKTLVIVLAVVITFRGVVAQAYQIPTGSMERTLLIGDYLYINKMLYGSEIDIGFKGHRYFYHRFPAFRQPQPGDIIVFRYPVNPQQDFIKRCVAVGGQTVEVRDKVLYVDGKRQNEPYAVHDDPRDFPKEITVRDNFGPLKVPPHCLFMMGDNRDNSLDSRFWGPLPENMVKGKAMFTYFSWDPSEHMVRFNRMFRGIS from the coding sequence GTGGCGAGAGCGAACCCCAAGCGTCAGGCCCCGAAGAAAGGCGAAACGCTTCAGGACTGGATCAAGACCCTGGTGATCGTCCTGGCCGTGGTCATCACCTTCCGCGGCGTGGTGGCGCAGGCCTATCAGATTCCGACCGGCTCGATGGAGCGGACCCTCCTGATCGGCGACTACCTCTACATCAACAAGATGCTCTACGGCTCCGAGATCGACATCGGCTTCAAGGGGCATCGCTATTTCTACCATCGCTTCCCCGCGTTCCGGCAGCCGCAGCCGGGCGACATCATCGTCTTCCGGTATCCCGTCAACCCGCAGCAGGATTTCATCAAGCGCTGCGTGGCGGTCGGGGGCCAGACGGTGGAGGTCCGCGACAAGGTCCTGTACGTGGATGGAAAGCGGCAGAACGAGCCCTACGCCGTCCACGACGACCCTCGGGACTTCCCCAAGGAGATCACGGTGCGGGACAACTTCGGTCCGCTGAAGGTCCCGCCCCACTGCCTCTTCATGATGGGCGACAACCGCGACAACAGCCTCGACAGCCGCTTCTGGGGCCCCCTGCCGGAGAACATGGTCAAGGGAAAGGCGATGTTCACCTACTTCTCGTGGGATCCCAGCGAGCACATGGTGCGCTTCAATCGGATGTTCCGGGGGATCAGCTGA